A section of the Pseudomonas prosekii genome encodes:
- a CDS encoding DMT family transporter — MSVTRRSADGFALQVMLGLCLIWGVQQVMIKWAAPDIAPVMQAAGRSGISALLVGILICWKGGWDQVSHTWRGGLLAGGLFGLEFLFISEGLQLTTAAHMSVFLYTAPIFTALGVHWLLPSERLRPVQWLGIVLAFIGIAIAFAGGVSWDNLDRRMLLGDALGVLAGAAWGATTVVVRASRLSEAPVTLTLFYQLIVGFVGLLLIAVLSGQVTHVSLTTVAVASVLFQGLVVSFFSYLTWFWLLRRYLAANLAVFSFMTPLFGVTFGVVLLGEELSLNFVIGAVLVLLGITFVSAEQWVRRRLRKALGQN, encoded by the coding sequence GTGAGCGTTACAAGGCGTAGCGCCGATGGCTTTGCCCTGCAAGTGATGCTCGGGCTGTGCCTGATCTGGGGCGTGCAGCAAGTGATGATCAAATGGGCGGCGCCGGACATCGCGCCGGTCATGCAAGCCGCCGGGCGCTCGGGAATTTCCGCGTTGCTTGTAGGAATTCTCATCTGCTGGAAGGGTGGTTGGGATCAAGTCAGCCATACCTGGCGCGGTGGACTACTCGCCGGCGGGCTGTTCGGCCTGGAGTTCCTGTTTATTTCCGAAGGCCTGCAACTGACGACGGCCGCGCACATGTCGGTGTTCCTCTATACCGCGCCGATTTTCACCGCGCTGGGCGTGCATTGGTTGCTGCCGAGTGAGCGTTTGCGCCCGGTGCAATGGCTGGGGATTGTGCTCGCGTTTATCGGGATCGCTATCGCGTTCGCTGGCGGCGTGTCGTGGGACAACCTCGACCGGCGCATGTTGCTCGGCGATGCGTTGGGCGTACTGGCCGGCGCGGCGTGGGGCGCGACCACCGTGGTGGTGCGGGCCTCACGCCTGTCGGAAGCGCCGGTAACGCTGACCTTGTTCTATCAATTGATCGTCGGTTTTGTCGGCTTGTTGCTGATCGCGGTGCTCAGCGGCCAAGTCACCCACGTCAGCCTGACCACCGTGGCGGTGGCCAGCGTGCTGTTCCAGGGGCTGGTGGTGTCGTTCTTCAGTTACCTGACCTGGTTCTGGTTGCTGCGCCGTTATCTGGCGGCCAACCTGGCGGTGTTTTCGTTCATGACGCCGTTGTTCGGCGTCACGTTTGGCGTGGTGCTGCTGGGCGAAGAGTTAAGCCTGAACTTTGTGATCGGCGCGGTGCTGGTGCTGCTCGGCATCACATTTGTCAGCGCTGAGCAGTGGGTTCGCCGTCGTTTGCGCAAAGCCCTCGGCCAGAACTGA
- a CDS encoding DUF6279 family lipoprotein: MSCWFKRVALLLIISLALGACSRVGLAYRNLDVIIPWTLGDYLDMSGEQKGWFNERLKEHLSWHCTTQLPGYLDWLDRLQAMVEANQVTDEALKTRTQEAKQAIAQTAKEITPSAIQLLKGLDDQQVAEMNEAFAKDQRKRQEEYLKPSLAQQIKERSERMNKRLNDWLGPLSPTQQQRVSAWSNALGDQNQQWIANRAHWQNQFSAAVAQRQSAEFPQRIETLLVNRESLWTPAYRQAYDNTEAQARSLLVDLMAESTPEQRQRLLKKIEGVRKDFNDLKCLKAAKQS, from the coding sequence ATGTCGTGCTGGTTCAAACGCGTCGCCCTCCTCCTCATCATCAGCCTCGCCCTCGGCGCATGCAGCCGCGTTGGCCTGGCTTACCGCAACCTTGACGTGATCATTCCGTGGACGCTCGGCGACTACCTGGACATGAGCGGCGAGCAGAAAGGCTGGTTCAACGAGCGCCTCAAGGAACACCTGAGTTGGCACTGCACCACGCAACTGCCCGGTTATCTGGATTGGCTCGACCGGTTGCAGGCAATGGTCGAGGCCAACCAGGTCACCGACGAGGCGCTCAAGACGCGCACTCAGGAAGCCAAACAGGCGATTGCGCAAACGGCCAAGGAAATTACCCCGTCGGCCATTCAATTGCTGAAGGGCCTGGATGATCAGCAAGTCGCGGAAATGAACGAGGCGTTTGCCAAGGACCAGCGCAAGCGTCAGGAGGAATACCTCAAGCCGTCGCTCGCGCAGCAGATCAAGGAACGCAGCGAACGCATGAACAAGCGCCTGAACGACTGGCTTGGACCGCTCAGCCCGACTCAGCAGCAGCGTGTAAGCGCGTGGTCGAACGCCTTGGGAGATCAGAATCAGCAATGGATCGCCAACCGCGCACATTGGCAGAACCAGTTCAGCGCGGCCGTGGCGCAGCGCCAAAGTGCAGAATTCCCACAACGAATCGAGACGCTTCTGGTCAATCGCGAGAGTTTATGGACACCGGCTTACCGGCAGGCCTACGACAACACCGAAGCACAAGCGCGCAGCTTGCTGGTGGATTTGATGGCCGAGAGCACGCCGGAACAGCGCCAGCGCCTGTTGAAGAAGATCGAAGGTGTGAGAAAAGACTTCAACGATCTGAAATGCCTGAAAGCTGCTAAGCAAAGCTAA
- a CDS encoding transcriptional regulator, translating to MTTYNWDLIERLLHEVQHADSSFAPRAYAEDHAAAKANEEDGAPAENLDHLKAVAGEYEKLLLERGFIEPLPEEEGGTGSNYKLTPRGSSLLSLIDSSIPGNDHPRQVLDEQEDALDELTFDEVASKAQIA from the coding sequence ATGACGACTTATAACTGGGATTTGATCGAGCGCTTGTTGCACGAAGTGCAGCACGCTGACAGCAGCTTCGCCCCACGGGCTTATGCCGAGGATCACGCCGCTGCCAAGGCAAATGAAGAGGACGGTGCGCCAGCCGAGAACCTTGATCACCTTAAAGCGGTGGCCGGCGAGTACGAAAAGTTATTGCTGGAGCGGGGTTTTATCGAGCCTCTGCCGGAAGAAGAGGGTGGCACTGGTTCTAACTACAAATTGACGCCGCGTGGCTCGAGTCTGCTCAGCCTGATCGACAGCAGCATTCCGGGTAACGACCATCCACGCCAAGTGCTGGATGAACAGGAAGATGCGCTGGATGAGCTGACGTTTGACGAAGTCGCATCGAAAGCGCAAATCGCCTGA
- a CDS encoding MFS transporter, with product MSPLIRLSASFIALMMAMGIGRFALTPQLPHLLSEGQIDLTAAGLIAAANYLGYFVGAVDAMFARRHHHVRLRLLGGLWLCVLLTLASFWADGFWSHLVLRFGTGVASAWVLVMISALSQPLAAAAGRPRLGALVFAGPGLGIFLTGLLALGSHLLGQTSATLWLVYAAVALVMLLGILPFLPQPAATVSSAPTVSTAGNQGIARLGVIYALYGLGYIIPATFLSQMANAQFSGQPHGQWMADLFWPCFGLAAAIGVVLVSLRRHNPNATRHWLMATLWLQGFGVFACLLGSGLGLALGVILCGGPFLACMQLVMQRSRELAPHATQRNAGLLTACFALGQLAGPLLAAISSHFSGGLQPALVVAGSGLLIAGGLSLSPLSSGRGLCANDGEPTAQR from the coding sequence ATGAGTCCGCTGATTCGCTTATCCGCCAGCTTCATAGCACTGATGATGGCCATGGGCATCGGGCGTTTCGCCCTTACGCCGCAACTGCCGCACTTGCTCAGCGAAGGTCAGATCGACCTGACCGCCGCTGGTCTGATTGCTGCGGCCAACTACCTCGGCTACTTCGTAGGTGCGGTGGACGCGATGTTTGCGCGGCGTCACCACCACGTGAGGCTGCGACTGCTCGGCGGTTTGTGGTTGTGCGTGCTGCTGACGCTGGCATCGTTCTGGGCCGACGGCTTTTGGTCGCACCTTGTTTTGCGTTTCGGCACCGGCGTGGCCAGCGCCTGGGTGCTGGTGATGATCTCGGCGTTAAGCCAGCCGTTAGCCGCTGCGGCTGGCCGTCCTCGGTTGGGCGCGCTGGTATTCGCCGGACCAGGTCTGGGGATTTTTCTCACAGGTTTGTTGGCATTGGGCTCACACCTGCTGGGGCAAACCTCCGCCACTTTGTGGTTGGTGTATGCCGCCGTCGCGCTGGTCATGCTGTTGGGCATTTTGCCGTTCCTGCCGCAACCGGCAGCCACGGTCAGCTCGGCACCGACCGTCAGCACTGCGGGCAATCAAGGCATTGCTCGCCTCGGCGTGATCTACGCGCTGTACGGTTTGGGCTACATCATCCCGGCGACCTTTCTCTCGCAGATGGCCAACGCGCAGTTCAGTGGCCAGCCCCATGGGCAGTGGATGGCGGACTTGTTCTGGCCGTGCTTCGGCCTCGCCGCGGCGATTGGCGTTGTACTCGTCAGTCTTCGTCGGCACAACCCGAATGCCACGCGGCACTGGCTGATGGCGACTTTGTGGCTGCAAGGATTCGGGGTATTTGCCTGCTTATTGGGCAGCGGCCTGGGCCTCGCGCTGGGCGTGATCCTTTGCGGCGGGCCGTTCCTGGCGTGCATGCAACTGGTGATGCAACGCTCGCGGGAATTGGCGCCGCACGCCACCCAACGCAACGCCGGATTGCTCACCGCATGCTTTGCCCTGGGTCAGCTCGCCGGGCCGCTGCTCGCCGCCATCAGCAGCCATTTCAGCGGTGGTTTGCAACCAGCGCTGGTGGTCGCCGGCAGCGGCTTGTTGATTGCCGGCGGCTTGTCGCTGAGCCCGCTCAGTTCTGGCCGAGGGCTTTGCGCAAACGACGGCGAACCCACTGCTCAGCGCTGA
- the ptrR gene encoding putrescine utilization regulator PtrR — protein MEFSQLRIFQAVAQEGSITRAAERLHRVPSNLSTRLKQLEEQLGVELFLRERQRLQLSPAGKVLLDYTAKLFALHDEASAAVQGGQPAGDFVLGTMYSTAAIHLPGLLARYHRTYPAVNLQVQSGPSGELLEGLLTGRLDAALVDGPLELAGLDGVPLCDERLVLISEADHPPIRSALDVEGRSVFTFRQGCSYRMRLEAWFAHDRAAMGRAIEIESYPGMLACVIAGSGVALMSESMLASLPGRESVAVHPLAEPFASATTWLMWRKGMLGANLNAWLEQQQLVYPTALPQALATA, from the coding sequence GTGGAATTCAGCCAATTGCGGATCTTTCAGGCAGTGGCTCAGGAAGGCTCGATCACCCGCGCCGCCGAACGCCTGCACCGAGTGCCGTCGAATCTGTCGACGCGCCTTAAACAACTGGAAGAGCAACTCGGCGTAGAGCTTTTCCTCCGTGAGCGTCAGCGTTTGCAGCTGTCACCTGCAGGAAAAGTCTTGCTGGACTACACCGCCAAGCTGTTTGCCTTGCATGACGAAGCCAGCGCGGCAGTGCAGGGCGGGCAACCGGCCGGCGACTTTGTGCTCGGCACCATGTACAGCACGGCGGCGATTCACCTGCCGGGATTGCTCGCGCGTTATCACCGCACTTATCCGGCGGTGAACCTGCAAGTGCAGTCCGGCCCCAGCGGCGAATTGCTTGAAGGTCTGCTCACCGGGCGCCTCGATGCGGCGCTGGTGGACGGTCCGCTGGAACTCGCCGGGCTCGACGGTGTGCCGCTGTGCGACGAACGGCTGGTGCTGATCAGCGAGGCCGATCATCCGCCGATCCGCAGTGCGCTGGATGTGGAAGGGCGCTCGGTGTTTACTTTTCGCCAGGGTTGTTCGTACCGGATGCGCCTCGAAGCGTGGTTCGCCCATGACCGCGCGGCGATGGGGCGAGCAATCGAGATTGAATCGTACCCAGGCATGCTCGCGTGCGTGATTGCCGGTTCTGGTGTGGCGCTGATGTCGGAGTCGATGCTCGCCAGCCTGCCGGGCCGTGAGAGCGTCGCGGTGCACCCGCTGGCCGAGCCGTTCGCCAGCGCCACGACGTGGCTGATGTGGCGCAAAGGCATGCTCGGCGCGAATTTGAACGCGTGGCTGGAGCAGCAGCAGTTGGTTTATCCAACAGCGCTACCACAGGCTTTGGCGACGGCTTGA
- a CDS encoding DUF2177 family protein produces MKKILFAYVGTLLAFLLLDGLWLGVLMAPTYHALLGSLMLEQPLLVPAAAFYLLYIVGCVVFVVLPAQSWQRAARLGALLGLVAYGTYDLTNWATLNGWPAQLALMDMAWGTLATCLACVAGYWLARKAL; encoded by the coding sequence ATGAAAAAAATCCTGTTCGCTTACGTCGGCACCCTGCTGGCGTTTCTGCTGCTCGACGGCCTCTGGCTTGGCGTATTGATGGCGCCGACCTATCACGCGCTGCTCGGTTCGCTGATGCTCGAACAACCGCTGCTGGTCCCGGCAGCGGCGTTCTATCTGTTGTATATCGTTGGATGCGTGGTGTTTGTCGTGTTGCCGGCGCAGAGCTGGCAACGCGCGGCGCGGCTCGGCGCATTGTTGGGGCTGGTGGCGTACGGCACGTATGACTTGACCAACTGGGCGACATTGAATGGCTGGCCCGCGCAACTGGCGTTGATGGACATGGCGTGGGGCACGTTGGCAACTTGCCTTGCTTGCGTTGCCGGATATTGGCTTGCGCGCAAAGCGCTGTAA
- a CDS encoding DUF899 domain-containing protein, which yields MNLQNHPVVSREEWIAARKQHLADEKAFTKERDRLSAERRALPWVKIDKDYRFQGPNGELKLTDLFGDHSQLVIYHFMFAKGWGEGCDGCSFLSDHIDGANLHLAHHDVAVVVVSHAPFAEFQAFKRRMGWKFDWLSSEGCDFNYDFGVSARAEDVAAGKATYNYEKSDWTEEELPGLSVFYRNESGDIFHTYSTYARGLDLLVGAYNYLDLTPKGRNEEEIMEWVKHHDKYDDEGSSSCCHKK from the coding sequence ATGAACCTGCAGAATCATCCCGTGGTATCGCGGGAAGAATGGATCGCCGCCCGTAAGCAACACCTGGCCGACGAAAAAGCCTTCACCAAAGAACGCGACCGGCTCAGCGCCGAACGCCGCGCCCTGCCCTGGGTAAAGATCGACAAGGATTACCGCTTCCAGGGCCCCAACGGCGAACTGAAACTCACTGACCTGTTCGGCGACCACAGCCAACTGGTGATCTATCACTTCATGTTCGCCAAGGGCTGGGGCGAAGGCTGTGACGGCTGCTCGTTCCTCTCCGACCACATCGACGGCGCCAATTTGCATCTGGCCCATCATGACGTCGCAGTGGTGGTGGTTTCCCACGCACCGTTCGCCGAATTCCAGGCTTTCAAGCGTCGTATGGGCTGGAAGTTCGACTGGCTGTCGTCAGAAGGTTGCGACTTCAACTACGACTTTGGCGTCTCCGCCCGGGCCGAGGATGTCGCGGCTGGAAAGGCTACGTACAACTACGAAAAATCCGACTGGACCGAGGAAGAACTCCCCGGGCTGAGCGTGTTTTATCGCAACGAAAGTGGTGACATTTTTCACACCTACTCAACCTATGCACGCGGTCTGGACCTGCTGGTCGGCGCCTACAATTACCTCGACCTGACGCCGAAGGGCCGTAACGAAGAGGAAATCATGGAGTGGGTGAAACACCATGACAAATATGACGACGAGGGTTCGTCCAGTTGCTGCCATAAAAAGTGA
- a CDS encoding TorF family putative porin, which produces MLKPSYLLLGSLLLSCSSANAQIFQRELGDFDLKLGTTPSRSMAQGLVKPAATGSFHGGLDLSHDSGFYVGQWSPSAGLNPGSNLEIDSYMGFKQPFDRTLGYEVGMIQYSYPKVDTLDSQELFGGLTFLGSRFGAAFSNDPDKQNSTVFADLGGNQPFGIGISMKYTTHQLNTPVSVDSGSISSFTDWSLQLSRAFMGVDLDLIYSDSNLSGSDCSAYSGHNSQCDGLVTLKAERAFY; this is translated from the coding sequence ATGCTCAAACCCTCTTATCTATTGCTCGGCAGCCTCCTCTTGTCGTGTTCGTCAGCCAACGCGCAAATCTTCCAGCGCGAATTGGGTGACTTCGATCTGAAATTGGGCACCACCCCCAGCCGCAGCATGGCCCAAGGCCTGGTGAAGCCCGCCGCCACCGGTTCATTCCACGGCGGCCTCGACCTCAGCCACGACAGCGGTTTCTACGTCGGCCAGTGGTCACCGAGCGCCGGTCTGAATCCGGGCAGCAACCTTGAAATCGATTCCTACATGGGTTTCAAGCAGCCTTTCGACCGCACCCTCGGCTACGAAGTCGGCATGATCCAATACAGCTACCCGAAAGTGGACACGCTCGACAGCCAGGAGCTGTTCGGCGGCCTGACTTTTCTCGGCAGCCGCTTCGGCGCGGCGTTCAGCAACGATCCCGACAAACAGAACAGCACGGTCTTCGCCGACCTCGGTGGCAACCAGCCGTTCGGCATCGGCATCAGCATGAAATACACCACCCACCAACTGAACACGCCGGTCTCGGTCGACAGTGGTTCGATCAGCAGTTTTACCGACTGGTCGCTGCAATTGTCCCGCGCCTTCATGGGCGTCGACCTCGACTTGATCTACAGCGACTCCAACCTCAGCGGCAGCGATTGTTCGGCCTATTCCGGGCACAACAGTCAGTGCGACGGGCTGGTCACGTTGAAGGCCGAACGCGCCTTTTATTGA
- a CDS encoding purine-cytosine permease family protein: MNNNNKEKSLSSIETNGVEQIPDHERDAKPSDLFRLIFGGANTFATAVLGSFPVLFGLSFQAGVWAIVLGVVLGALILAPMGLFGPLNGTNNAVSSGAHFGVHGRIVGSFLSLLTAIAFFSLSVWSSGDALIGGAKRLIGLPETDLTLGLAYGLFAILVLTVCIYGFRFMLWVNRIAVWAASLLFLLGIFAFAPTFDSQFAGTVAVGQAGFWAAFIGAALVAMSNPISFGAFLGDWSRYIPRETPKARIMLAVIGAQLATLIPFLFGLATATIVAIKAPDYIAANNYVGGLLAVSPSWFFLPVCLIAVIGGMSTGTTSLYGTGLDMSSVFPRVLSRVKATLLIGVMSIAFIFIGRFAANLVQSVSTFAVLIITCTTPWMVIMIIGLVVRRGFYCPDDLQVFTRGEKGGRYWFTHGWNWRGLGAWIPSALVGLCFVNLPGQFVGVLGDLAGGIDISLPVTLGLASLVYLALLSMFPEPREVFGPKDARSKGAAPEPELRQAA; encoded by the coding sequence ATGAATAACAACAACAAAGAAAAAAGCCTTAGCAGCATTGAAACAAACGGGGTTGAACAGATCCCCGACCATGAGCGCGACGCCAAACCCAGCGATCTGTTTCGCTTGATCTTCGGCGGCGCCAATACCTTCGCCACTGCGGTACTCGGCAGTTTTCCGGTGTTATTCGGGCTGTCGTTTCAGGCCGGCGTGTGGGCAATTGTGCTGGGCGTGGTGCTCGGCGCGCTGATTCTGGCGCCGATGGGCCTGTTCGGTCCGCTCAACGGCACCAACAACGCCGTGTCTTCCGGTGCGCATTTTGGTGTGCATGGGCGGATTGTCGGCTCGTTTCTGTCGCTGCTGACCGCTATCGCGTTTTTCTCGTTGTCGGTGTGGAGCTCGGGTGATGCGCTGATCGGTGGCGCCAAACGCCTGATCGGTCTGCCGGAAACCGACCTGACGCTGGGCCTGGCCTACGGTTTGTTCGCGATCCTCGTGCTGACCGTGTGCATCTACGGTTTCCGCTTCATGTTGTGGGTCAATCGCATCGCGGTATGGGCCGCCAGCCTGTTGTTCCTGCTCGGCATCTTTGCTTTCGCGCCGACCTTCGACAGCCAGTTCGCCGGCACCGTCGCGGTCGGTCAGGCGGGTTTCTGGGCAGCCTTCATCGGTGCCGCGCTGGTGGCCATGAGTAATCCGATTTCCTTCGGCGCTTTCCTCGGCGACTGGTCGCGCTACATCCCGCGAGAAACGCCGAAGGCTCGGATCATGCTGGCGGTGATTGGCGCGCAACTCGCAACATTGATCCCGTTCCTGTTCGGCCTCGCCACCGCGACCATCGTTGCGATCAAGGCACCGGACTACATCGCCGCGAACAATTACGTCGGCGGCCTGCTGGCAGTTTCGCCGAGCTGGTTCTTCCTGCCGGTGTGCCTGATCGCGGTGATCGGCGGCATGTCGACCGGCACCACTTCCCTCTATGGCACCGGCCTGGACATGTCCAGCGTGTTCCCGCGCGTGTTGTCGCGGGTCAAAGCGACGTTGCTGATCGGCGTGATGTCGATCGCTTTCATCTTCATCGGGCGCTTTGCCGCCAACCTGGTGCAAAGCGTCTCGACCTTCGCTGTGCTGATCATCACCTGCACCACGCCTTGGATGGTGATCATGATCATCGGCCTCGTTGTGCGTCGCGGATTCTATTGCCCGGACGACCTGCAAGTGTTCACTCGCGGCGAAAAAGGTGGGCGTTACTGGTTCACCCACGGCTGGAACTGGCGCGGTCTGGGCGCGTGGATCCCGAGTGCGCTAGTGGGTTTGTGCTTCGTCAACCTGCCGGGGCAGTTCGTCGGTGTGCTCGGCGATCTGGCCGGCGGCATCGACATCAGCTTGCCGGTGACTTTGGGACTGGCGTCGCTGGTGTACCTGGCGCTGCTGAGTATGTTTCCGGAACCACGGGAAGTGTTCGGCCCGAAGGATGCTCGCAGCAAGGGAGCCGCCCCCGAGCCTGAACTGCGACAAGCCGCCTGA
- a CDS encoding PA1414 family protein, translating into MKEKIENWLHDLGVALGLIEPPMQPVPIRTDDEQRRRQPRRR; encoded by the coding sequence ATGAAAGAGAAAATCGAAAACTGGCTGCACGATCTGGGTGTTGCACTCGGTCTGATTGAACCGCCTATGCAACCTGTGCCAATCCGCACGGACGACGAACAGCGCCGACGCCAACCGCGCCGCCGCTAA
- a CDS encoding CvfB family protein, with the protein MALVGRYNSLQVVKHTNFGLYLDGGADGEILLPNRYIPKDIPSEDEDWLNVFVYLDSDDKLIATTETPKVQVGEFASLKVVEVNSIGVFLDWGLPKDLLLPYSEEKRQMTAGEYVVVHVYLDKHTRRITATARLDRYLDKMPANYTPGQEVDLLVAEATDMGFKAIINNKHWGLIHKNEIFKFMRAGKEEKGFIKEVRSDGKISLSLQPVGEEAATSLNSKILAKLRDNNGTLPISDKSDPTLISSMFGVSKGNFKKAIGALYKNGQIVIHADRIELS; encoded by the coding sequence ATGGCTTTAGTCGGGCGCTACAACAGTTTGCAAGTGGTTAAACACACTAACTTCGGTTTATATCTGGACGGCGGCGCGGATGGCGAAATCCTGCTGCCGAATCGTTATATCCCCAAAGATATTCCCAGCGAAGATGAAGATTGGCTCAACGTTTTTGTTTATCTGGACAGCGATGACAAACTTATCGCAACTACCGAAACACCGAAAGTTCAAGTCGGTGAATTCGCCAGTTTGAAAGTCGTTGAAGTCAACAGCATCGGCGTGTTCCTCGATTGGGGTTTGCCGAAGGACCTGTTGCTGCCGTACTCCGAAGAAAAACGCCAGATGACGGCGGGCGAGTACGTGGTCGTACACGTATACCTCGACAAGCACACCCGCCGCATCACCGCGACTGCGCGCCTCGATCGTTACCTGGACAAGATGCCGGCCAACTACACGCCGGGTCAGGAAGTTGATTTGCTGGTGGCCGAAGCGACCGACATGGGCTTCAAGGCCATCATCAACAACAAGCACTGGGGCTTGATTCACAAGAACGAAATCTTCAAGTTCATGCGCGCCGGTAAAGAAGAAAAGGGCTTTATCAAGGAAGTGCGCAGCGACGGCAAGATCAGCCTGAGCCTGCAACCGGTCGGCGAAGAAGCCGCCACCAGCCTGAACTCGAAGATCCTCGCCAAGTTGCGCGACAACAACGGCACGCTGCCGATCAGCGACAAGAGCGATCCGACCTTGATCAGCAGCATGTTCGGGGTCAGCAAAGGCAACTTCAAGAAGGCCATCGGCGCGTTGTACAAGAACGGCCAGATCGTCATTCACGCGGATCGCATTGAACTAAGCTGA
- a CDS encoding sodium:solute symporter: protein MALDLFVVLIYAAAMLVLGYFGMRKAKTNEDYLVAGRNLGPTLYMGTMAATVLGGASTVGTVRLGYVHGISGFWLCAALGCGIVALNLFLAKPLLKLKIYTVTQVLEKRYNPMARSASAAIMLAYALMIGVTSILAIGTVLQVLFNLPFWMSVLLGGGVVVVYSAIGGMWSLTLTDIVQFVIKTVGLMFILLPICLYRVGGWDELVLKLPSTAFNFTTIGWDTIITYFMIYFFGILIGQDIWQRVFTVKTAKIAQYAGTFAGFYCILYGLACALIGMAAHVLIPDLDNVNNAFAAIVKLSLPDGIRGLVIAAALAAMMSTASAGLLAASTTLTEDLLPKLRGGKQSSLGINRLFTLLTGIAVLGIALVVNDVISALTLAYNLLVGGMLIPLMGAIFWKRATTSGAIASMGLGFATALIFMVKDGFDANTPIYYSLGVSLVSFVVVSLLSRRPAVVASAA, encoded by the coding sequence ATGGCCCTGGATTTATTCGTCGTCCTCATCTACGCCGCCGCGATGCTTGTGCTCGGTTACTTCGGCATGCGCAAAGCCAAGACCAACGAAGATTACCTCGTCGCCGGTCGCAACCTCGGCCCCACGCTGTATATGGGCACCATGGCCGCCACCGTGCTGGGCGGTGCGTCGACCGTCGGCACCGTGCGCCTGGGCTACGTGCATGGCATTTCCGGTTTCTGGCTGTGCGCCGCGCTGGGTTGCGGGATTGTTGCGCTGAACCTGTTCCTCGCCAAACCGCTGCTCAAACTGAAGATTTACACCGTTACCCAAGTCCTGGAAAAACGCTATAACCCGATGGCCCGCTCGGCGAGCGCGGCGATCATGCTGGCCTACGCGCTGATGATCGGCGTGACCTCGATCCTCGCAATCGGCACCGTGCTGCAAGTTCTGTTCAACTTGCCGTTCTGGATGTCGGTGCTGCTCGGTGGTGGTGTAGTGGTGGTTTACTCCGCGATCGGCGGCATGTGGTCGCTGACCCTGACCGACATCGTCCAGTTCGTGATCAAGACCGTCGGCCTGATGTTTATCCTGTTGCCGATCTGCCTGTACCGCGTCGGCGGCTGGGATGAATTGGTGCTGAAACTGCCATCGACCGCGTTCAATTTCACCACGATCGGTTGGGACACGATCATCACGTACTTCATGATCTACTTCTTCGGGATCCTGATCGGCCAGGACATCTGGCAGCGCGTGTTCACGGTCAAAACCGCAAAAATCGCCCAGTACGCCGGCACCTTCGCAGGCTTCTACTGCATTCTCTACGGCCTCGCCTGCGCATTGATCGGCATGGCCGCTCACGTGCTGATTCCGGACCTGGACAACGTCAACAACGCCTTCGCCGCCATCGTCAAACTGTCCTTGCCGGACGGCATCCGTGGCTTGGTGATCGCCGCCGCACTGGCCGCGATGATGTCCACCGCCAGCGCCGGTCTGCTCGCCGCCTCCACCACGTTGACCGAAGACCTGCTGCCAAAACTGCGGGGCGGCAAGCAGTCGAGCCTGGGCATCAACCGCCTGTTCACCCTGCTGACCGGTATCGCTGTCCTCGGGATTGCGCTGGTGGTCAACGACGTGATCAGCGCGCTGACGCTGGCTTACAACCTGTTGGTCGGCGGCATGCTGATTCCGTTAATGGGCGCGATCTTCTGGAAACGCGCGACCACCTCCGGCGCCATCGCCAGCATGGGCCTGGGTTTCGCAACGGCGCTGATCTTCATGGTCAAGGACGGTTTCGACGCCAACACGCCGATCTACTACAGCCTCGGCGTGAGTCTGGTGAGTTTCGTGGTGGTGAGTCTGCTGTCGCGTCGCCCGGCAGTAGTGGCGAGCGCTGCGTAA